In the Alteromonas sp. M12 genome, one interval contains:
- a CDS encoding DUF3450 domain-containing protein — protein sequence MSKRTLIASTVMGAFVLGSSAVSADTLNDLHKEEAKIHVAAAKSQEKIDNLFQQSQELLVDYRAVVDETENLKVYNDYVATLVADQQRGIDSLQRQIDQIDETKRGIVPLLFRMIDSLEKFIEADVPIKMAERRARVERLRDVMGNSNVTVSERFRQVIEAYQIELDYGSKISAYQGNMTYNGTDITVDFFNLGRTALIALSLDQKNAWMWDTAERTWVELGSEYLESSIAAVRMARKQLPVNLVKLPIPAAE from the coding sequence ATGAGCAAGAGAACCCTTATTGCCTCTACCGTTATGGGTGCATTTGTACTTGGTAGTAGTGCAGTCTCTGCAGATACATTGAATGATCTTCATAAAGAAGAAGCTAAAATCCATGTTGCTGCAGCAAAATCTCAAGAGAAAATTGATAATCTCTTTCAACAATCACAAGAACTTTTAGTAGATTATCGTGCAGTTGTAGACGAAACAGAAAATCTGAAAGTTTACAATGATTATGTTGCAACTCTAGTTGCTGACCAACAACGCGGTATCGATTCTTTGCAAAGACAAATCGACCAAATTGATGAAACTAAGCGCGGTATCGTTCCTTTACTTTTCAGAATGATCGACAGTCTTGAAAAATTCATTGAAGCTGATGTTCCAATTAAAATGGCAGAGCGCAGAGCGCGTGTAGAACGTTTACGTGATGTTATGGGTAACTCTAACGTTACTGTTTCAGAGCGTTTCCGCCAAGTTATCGAAGCTTACCAAATTGAATTGGATTACGGTTCGAAGATTTCAGCTTACCAAGGCAACATGACTTATAACGGTACTGACATTACGGTTGATTTCTTTAACCTAGGTCGCACCGCATTAATCGCTTTATCTCTAGACCAAAAGAATGCATGGATGTGGGACACTGCAGAACGCACTTGGGTCGAGCTAGGCAGCGAGTACTTAGAATCTAGTATCGCAGCAGTTCGTATGGCAAGAAAACAATTGCCAGTTAATCTAGTTAAACTACCCATTCCAGCTGCGGAGTAA
- a CDS encoding MotA/TolQ/ExbB proton channel family protein, giving the protein MKLTFKSVFAATAVTLLASGAHAQSTLDQLLDEVKQNRVSEARLDKKREAEFQSARADKQALLRSAQAALKAEEARGDRLAKQFSDNEVTLTEKSTELDMATGDLGEMFGVVRQAASESYGRIATSIVSAQFPGRAAFLKRMSEESEGLPNIRELEDMWIALQTEMTESGKIARFNTEVINLEGGSSQQEVVRVGAFNLVGEVGYLVYDDQEEKVQPLGRQPDEFQAETARELYASTSGIIPTFVDPSSGAILGLLKQKATWEERYHAGGPVGYTITVMLVIGLLIGFYKIITLTLISGKMRSQLNNPGSPSSSNPLGRVLKVYNENKTADTENLEMKLDEAILKELPSIESGINIIKIFAAIAPLLGLLGTVLGMIATFQQITLFGTGDPRLMAGSISMALVTTAQGIIAALPLILMHSIVAGRSKSIVHILDEQTAGIVAAHAESEKA; this is encoded by the coding sequence ATGAAATTAACATTTAAATCCGTATTCGCTGCAACAGCAGTAACACTTTTAGCATCTGGTGCGCACGCTCAGTCAACACTTGATCAATTACTAGATGAAGTGAAGCAGAATCGTGTTTCTGAAGCCAGACTTGATAAAAAACGTGAAGCTGAGTTCCAATCAGCTCGTGCAGACAAACAAGCTCTATTAAGAAGTGCTCAAGCAGCATTGAAAGCCGAAGAAGCTCGTGGTGATCGTCTCGCTAAGCAATTTTCTGATAACGAAGTGACGTTAACAGAAAAAAGCACAGAACTAGACATGGCAACTGGTGACCTTGGTGAAATGTTTGGTGTTGTTCGCCAAGCTGCATCTGAGTCTTATGGACGTATCGCTACATCAATTGTTAGTGCTCAGTTCCCTGGTCGTGCTGCATTCCTAAAAAGAATGTCAGAAGAGTCTGAAGGTCTTCCAAATATCCGCGAATTAGAAGATATGTGGATTGCTCTTCAAACTGAAATGACTGAGTCAGGTAAAATTGCTCGTTTCAATACTGAAGTAATCAACCTTGAAGGTGGTTCTTCACAACAAGAAGTAGTGCGCGTTGGTGCATTTAACTTGGTCGGTGAAGTAGGTTACTTGGTATATGATGATCAAGAAGAAAAAGTTCAACCTTTAGGTCGTCAACCAGACGAGTTCCAAGCTGAAACAGCTCGCGAACTATACGCTTCTACTTCAGGAATTATTCCTACTTTTGTTGACCCTTCAAGCGGTGCGATTCTTGGCCTATTGAAACAGAAAGCAACATGGGAAGAGCGTTACCATGCAGGTGGTCCAGTTGGATATACAATCACTGTAATGTTGGTGATTGGTTTGTTGATTGGTTTCTACAAAATCATCACACTTACACTTATCAGTGGCAAAATGCGTTCACAGTTAAATAATCCTGGTTCTCCTTCATCATCCAACCCACTTGGACGTGTATTAAAGGTTTACAACGAAAACAAAACTGCTGACACTGAAAACTTAGAAATGAAGTTGGATGAAGCTATCCTTAAAGAACTTCCTTCTATTGAAAGTGGTATTAACATCATTAAGATTTTTGCTGCTATCGCTCCGTTACTAGGTCTACTAGGTACGGTACTTGGTATGATCGCTACCTTCCAACAAATTACGTTGTTCGGTACTGGTGACCCAAGATTGATGGCTGGAAGTATTTCAATGGCATTGGTAACTACAGCTCAAGGTATTATCGCGGCTCTTCCGCTAATCCTTATGCACAGCATCGTTGCTGGTCGTAGTAAATCAATCGTGCATATCCTTGACGAACAAACTGCGGGCATAGTAGCTGCTCACGCAGAGTCGGAGAAAGCATAA
- a CDS encoding MotA/TolQ/ExbB proton channel family protein → MADLIGLWDSVREFIATGGGVLYLVALALFLMWVLMIERFWFLNSVYPKMRKNIIKDWDARTDTTSWYAHRIRDAWISQASDKLGSNMLLIKTLVAMCPLIGLLGTVWGMINVFETMATQGTGNARLMAAGISMATIPTMAGMVAALSGVFFSSRLESKVKIAKEKLIDSLPHH, encoded by the coding sequence ATGGCTGACCTGATTGGATTATGGGATTCTGTCAGGGAGTTTATCGCGACAGGAGGCGGGGTGTTATACCTCGTCGCTTTAGCGCTCTTTCTCATGTGGGTGTTAATGATAGAGCGCTTTTGGTTTTTAAATTCTGTGTATCCTAAGATGAGAAAAAATATCATCAAAGATTGGGATGCTAGAACTGATACCACCTCCTGGTATGCGCATAGAATCCGTGATGCTTGGATTTCACAGGCTTCAGACAAACTAGGCAGTAACATGTTACTGATTAAAACCTTAGTGGCAATGTGTCCTCTAATTGGTTTGCTAGGAACAGTTTGGGGCATGATTAACGTATTTGAAACTATGGCGACGCAAGGAACCGGTAATGCTCGATTGATGGCAGCTGGTATTTCAATGGCAACAATTCCTACTATGGCAGGTATGGTTGCAGCTTTGTCTGGCGTTTTCTTTAGTTCTCGTTTGGAATCAAAAGTTAAAATCGCCAAAGAGAAGCTGATTGACAGCCTTCCTCACCATTAA
- a CDS encoding biopolymer transporter ExbD, with amino-acid sequence MARKERVPEEDAAIDMTPMLDIVFIMLIFFIVTTVFVKEAGIQVNKPGASQAFLSKNANIFIAVTEDGVIWMDKREVKVESIQANLEKLLAEQPSDVVIIQADEKAEHGIVVKVMDQIKAAGIDQISVAARGAS; translated from the coding sequence ATGGCTCGTAAAGAACGTGTACCAGAGGAAGATGCAGCGATTGATATGACACCGATGCTCGATATCGTGTTTATCATGCTTATCTTCTTCATTGTAACCACTGTTTTCGTTAAAGAAGCAGGGATACAGGTGAATAAACCCGGCGCTAGCCAGGCGTTTTTATCTAAAAACGCTAATATCTTTATTGCTGTCACGGAAGACGGTGTAATTTGGATGGATAAGCGCGAAGTTAAGGTTGAATCTATTCAAGCGAACCTTGAAAAGCTTTTGGCCGAACAGCCTTCAGATGTTGTGATTATTCAAGCAGATGAAAAAGCTGAACATGGTATTGTGGTGAAAGTGATGGATCAAATCAAAGCCGCAGGTATCGACCAAATCTCAGTAGCAGCTAGAGGAGCATCATAA
- a CDS encoding energy transducer TonB, whose translation MMRVIFSILLGAVVAFALFVVMAKLVANSSQPASEVPESPVIDIVMSDPDEATQTRQRVPPPPPPPPQQPPKIQPVEPDVEDANADGVSFNMPAVDVGGASIDIGGVGNMQRDGEATPIVRIEPKYPVQAARDGKEGWVILSFTINEVGGVDDVDVLDADPKRIFDREAKRALRKWKYKPKIVDGKPEKQFNMKVQLDFKLDQG comes from the coding sequence ATCATGCGAGTAATTTTCTCTATATTGCTTGGTGCCGTCGTTGCTTTTGCCCTTTTTGTGGTAATGGCTAAGTTGGTTGCAAATTCTTCGCAACCAGCAAGTGAAGTACCTGAGTCACCTGTTATTGATATTGTAATGTCGGACCCAGACGAAGCAACACAAACTCGTCAACGTGTTCCACCACCACCTCCTCCTCCTCCTCAGCAACCGCCTAAAATTCAGCCGGTTGAACCTGATGTGGAAGACGCAAATGCTGATGGCGTAAGCTTTAACATGCCAGCTGTAGATGTTGGTGGCGCATCAATTGATATCGGTGGCGTTGGTAATATGCAACGCGATGGTGAAGCAACTCCGATTGTTCGTATTGAGCCTAAGTACCCAGTGCAAGCCGCTCGAGATGGTAAAGAAGGATGGGTTATTTTATCTTTCACTATCAACGAAGTAGGCGGCGTGGACGATGTTGATGTTTTGGATGCAGATCCTAAACGTATCTTCGACCGTGAAGCTAAACGTGCATTGCGTAAGTGGAAATACAAGCCAAAAATCGTCGATGGGAAACCTGAAAAACAGTTCAATATGAAAGTGCAATTGGACTTTAAATTGGATCAAGGCTAA
- a CDS encoding GNAT family N-acetyltransferase, which translates to MTLEVLTWLEKRRRNIGHRQLLVISGSQEWVKESITNILTAHAPTSSICVGDIDSVKNIESKQYRSVLGQEFEWVVYDGFADIRGNALLALSGCVSKGGLMILLCPELDAWSQNGNTQSTVQGLVPNTSRPHSPFIEWLVEHIKTFPGVSIWQQQQLQLTQAETTELRKSHFQDEVCMTADQFQLVEYIKFAYSKDNNQIVVLADRGRGKSSALGIAAGQLIMPTNTTFLVTSAHRSMTQKIFEQASKILKTNDPSRDIKQILANHLAYVPFDKIIQTQPKADWLFVDEAASLPSEVLEKLVQLYPNVVLSTTIHGYEGSGRGFELRFKPFLRTHFAHFREFMLHTPIRWFENDPLEAFWHKVMALKTTTQSSVSKRLTEYQSISNSSNELVYEVYNGAQLIKQPSLLQGVFELLVDAHYQTSPDDLVRMLDGDQHIHVFSNQYAEPIGVALTALEGGEDLTPIAIDIAQGSRRIPGHLIPQRLAFDNNNPEYLLKRYIRVIRIAVKQEYRHKKVGSQLLAHIQRSAEEHKVDFLGSSFGLTKELALFWYNNDFQLVKLGIKQDASSGEFSAIMLKPLSCNANQISKFLNLICTQQIHYQKDYRLKTLSPALVELIFNNLKLKKSAQPYDSHKMKMYWHNLMTQFIAGNRPLFAVEFAVFNWIKSRSINLQTLDEEAIHGWKFINDVIVAKNSYPQLCTNYKLAGKKQIESYFREQLKKLIKN; encoded by the coding sequence ATGACATTAGAAGTATTAACTTGGCTTGAGAAACGCAGACGCAATATCGGTCACCGACAGTTGTTGGTTATATCCGGATCGCAGGAGTGGGTTAAAGAATCGATAACAAATATACTTACTGCACATGCTCCAACATCGAGTATTTGTGTCGGTGATATTGATTCTGTAAAAAATATTGAATCAAAGCAATATAGGAGCGTTTTAGGTCAAGAATTCGAATGGGTGGTATATGATGGCTTTGCTGATATTAGAGGCAATGCCCTACTCGCTTTGAGCGGCTGTGTGAGTAAAGGCGGCTTGATGATATTACTTTGCCCAGAACTAGATGCTTGGTCACAAAATGGCAATACGCAAAGTACAGTTCAAGGATTAGTGCCTAATACAAGCCGTCCTCACTCGCCATTTATAGAATGGTTAGTGGAGCATATTAAAACCTTCCCTGGCGTTTCAATCTGGCAACAACAACAATTGCAACTAACTCAAGCAGAAACAACCGAATTGAGAAAAAGCCATTTTCAAGATGAAGTATGTATGACTGCTGATCAGTTTCAGTTGGTGGAATATATCAAGTTTGCATATTCTAAAGATAACAATCAGATAGTCGTTCTTGCAGACAGAGGCAGAGGAAAATCATCTGCTTTAGGAATTGCAGCTGGACAATTAATCATGCCAACGAATACCACATTTTTAGTGACGTCAGCCCATCGTTCCATGACTCAAAAAATATTTGAACAAGCTTCGAAAATTTTAAAAACAAATGACCCTAGCCGAGATATTAAACAAATTTTAGCGAATCACTTGGCGTATGTTCCTTTCGATAAAATTATTCAAACCCAACCAAAAGCCGATTGGTTATTCGTCGATGAAGCCGCCTCATTGCCCTCAGAAGTGTTAGAAAAATTAGTTCAGCTTTATCCAAACGTAGTTCTCAGTACAACAATTCATGGTTATGAAGGCAGCGGCAGAGGCTTTGAGTTACGCTTTAAACCTTTTTTAAGAACCCATTTTGCACACTTTCGTGAATTCATGTTGCACACACCTATTCGCTGGTTCGAAAATGATCCTCTTGAAGCCTTTTGGCATAAGGTAATGGCGCTAAAAACCACAACCCAGAGTTCGGTATCCAAGCGGTTGACTGAATACCAGAGTATTTCCAACTCTTCCAATGAATTGGTTTACGAGGTTTATAATGGAGCACAATTAATCAAGCAGCCATCGCTGTTACAAGGGGTATTTGAATTGTTAGTTGATGCCCATTATCAAACTTCACCAGACGATTTGGTTAGAATGTTGGATGGAGATCAACACATTCACGTGTTTAGTAATCAATATGCAGAGCCAATAGGAGTCGCCCTCACCGCCTTAGAGGGAGGGGAAGATCTAACTCCAATTGCAATAGACATTGCCCAAGGCAGTAGACGCATCCCTGGCCACTTAATTCCGCAACGGTTAGCATTTGATAATAATAATCCAGAGTACTTGTTAAAGCGCTATATACGCGTGATTAGAATAGCAGTCAAACAAGAATATAGGCATAAAAAAGTGGGCTCGCAGCTGTTAGCCCATATACAAAGATCTGCAGAAGAACATAAGGTAGATTTTTTAGGTAGTTCGTTTGGATTAACAAAAGAGCTCGCGCTATTTTGGTACAACAATGATTTTCAGTTGGTAAAACTTGGTATTAAACAAGACGCTTCAAGTGGAGAATTCAGTGCAATTATGCTCAAACCATTGTCTTGTAATGCTAACCAGATTAGCAAATTTTTAAACCTAATTTGCACTCAGCAAATACACTATCAAAAAGATTACCGCCTAAAAACGCTTTCCCCTGCTTTAGTTGAACTAATATTCAACAACCTTAAATTAAAAAAATCTGCACAGCCATATGACAGTCATAAAATGAAAATGTATTGGCATAATTTAATGACCCAATTTATTGCAGGTAATCGCCCTCTGTTTGCAGTTGAGTTTGCTGTATTCAATTGGATAAAAAGTCGTTCTATAAATTTGCAGACTCTAGATGAAGAGGCCATCCATGGGTGGAAATTTATTAATGATGTGATAGTCGCTAAAAACAGCTATCCTCAGCTATGTACTAACTACAAGTTAGCAGGTAAAAAACAAATTGAAAGTTACTTTCGAGAACAATTAAAAAAACTCATTAAAAATTAA
- a CDS encoding hotdog domain-containing protein, with protein MRFLSRRLVMPGDLNYADALFGGRALEWIDEEAAIYAICQLETNVLVTKHIGEITFESPALKGDVVEFGLATKKVGRTSITITCMVRNKVTKKTICVADDIVFVSLDPTTREPVPHGKTIKDLEQQTQQELRSLNLSD; from the coding sequence ATGCGCTTTCTATCTCGAAGGTTAGTGATGCCAGGAGATTTAAATTATGCTGACGCGTTATTTGGTGGTCGAGCATTGGAATGGATTGATGAAGAAGCTGCTATCTATGCTATTTGTCAGTTAGAAACGAATGTGTTGGTAACAAAGCATATTGGTGAAATTACATTTGAATCTCCAGCGTTAAAAGGAGATGTAGTAGAATTTGGTCTGGCGACTAAAAAAGTTGGGCGTACTTCGATAACTATAACCTGCATGGTTCGCAATAAGGTGACCAAAAAAACCATATGCGTGGCGGATGATATTGTATTTGTCAGTTTAGATCCAACTACCAGAGAGCCTGTGCCTCATGGCAAAACGATTAAAGATTTGGAACAACAAACCCAGCAAGAATTAAGATCATTGAATTTAAGTGATTAG
- a CDS encoding iron-containing alcohol dehydrogenase, with protein MQNFIYYNPTKVVFGKDSISKLSTLLPSAKIMLIYGGGSIKNNGIYQQVIEQLEGHDWCEFSGVEPNPEFETLMKAVSMVKSEDVEFILAVGGGSVIDGAKFVAAATDFEGDPWDILAKGAKVKSAKSLGCILTLPATGTETNTSSVVTRREYNLKLPFMSEHVRPQFAVLDPEVTYSLPERQLANGVVDAFVHVIEQYLTYPVNASVQDRFAESILSNLIDIGPQVLTSKDYELRANLMWNATQALSGLIGAGVPQDWSTHMIGHELTALYNLDHAVTLAIILPRVMQHQREHKREKLLQYAERVWGLSRYDEEGAINLVIEKTEQFFRDMGIKTTLSEYDIDSDVADKVASRLEKAGKTKIGERQNITPEDVRKIVAASL; from the coding sequence ATGCAAAATTTTATCTACTACAATCCCACTAAAGTTGTTTTTGGAAAAGACAGTATTAGTAAATTATCCACTTTACTACCCAGTGCCAAAATCATGTTGATATACGGCGGTGGAAGTATCAAAAACAACGGTATCTATCAACAAGTTATTGAACAACTTGAGGGGCACGATTGGTGTGAATTTTCCGGGGTGGAGCCTAACCCCGAATTTGAAACATTGATGAAAGCCGTATCAATGGTGAAATCAGAAGACGTAGAATTTATTCTCGCAGTTGGAGGTGGCTCAGTCATCGACGGAGCTAAATTTGTCGCCGCAGCCACAGATTTCGAAGGCGATCCTTGGGACATTTTAGCTAAGGGTGCAAAAGTTAAAAGTGCTAAAAGTCTTGGCTGCATATTAACACTCCCAGCGACAGGTACTGAAACCAATACCAGCTCAGTGGTAACTCGTCGAGAATATAATCTTAAATTACCCTTCATGTCGGAACATGTTAGACCTCAATTCGCGGTACTAGACCCAGAAGTCACCTACTCTTTACCGGAACGCCAACTGGCAAATGGTGTGGTAGATGCATTTGTACATGTTATTGAGCAATATCTAACCTACCCCGTAAATGCGAGTGTTCAAGACCGATTTGCGGAATCGATCTTAAGCAACTTAATTGATATCGGGCCGCAAGTGCTCACGTCTAAAGATTATGAATTGCGTGCGAATCTAATGTGGAATGCGACACAAGCGTTAAGTGGACTGATTGGTGCTGGAGTACCTCAAGATTGGTCTACCCATATGATAGGGCATGAGTTAACAGCCCTTTATAATTTAGATCATGCCGTTACCCTTGCAATTATTTTACCCCGTGTAATGCAACATCAGCGTGAACACAAACGGGAAAAACTGCTTCAATATGCAGAGCGAGTTTGGGGATTAAGCCGCTATGATGAAGAAGGGGCAATCAATTTAGTTATTGAAAAAACTGAACAATTTTTCCGAGATATGGGAATCAAGACCACCCTATCTGAATATGACATTGATAGTGATGTAGCCGATAAGGTTGCTTCGAGACTCGAAAAAGCGGGCAAAACTAAAATAGGTGAAAGGCAAAACATTACGCCTGAAGATGTTAGAAAAATAGTTGCCGCAAGTTTATAG